GCCTGAATCGAGAAATTCGGCCGGGTGACGCGAAGCGCTCTCCTTTTGATCCTTCAGGGTGACGAGGTGAAGCGTTCCATTGCTGAAGTAGCTGCGCACGAGCGTCGTATCGGTCTTGAAAGAGCCGAGCAGCTCCGGCGGCGCGCACGGCGGGGTCGTCGTTAAGCGGTAGATCACCAGCGACTGGATTCCCGTCGAGCCGTTGAGGCTAAGAGGGATCAGCGCCAACGTCGTGTTGCCGACCTGGCCGGCGGCAACGCGGCCCACCCCGGCCACGTAGACGAGATCGGCAGTCTTTGGATTAGACGAAAGCGTCTTTGCCCAGTCGATGCTTTTGTTGGCGGAGCACTGGTCGGCCAGAGCTCGAGCGCTCAATGACATCGCGCTCGCCAAGAGGCACGCAGCAACCAAAAGGCTTCTGAACTTCATAGGTATCGGGCTGTTCGGCTCCTCGTGACGGCGCTACTCCTCGCGCGAGCCACGGCTTTCGGCTAGATTGGCCGCCAGTTGCGCGCAGAGGTTAGCAGCACAAGGAGGCGCCACTTGGCTTCGATAATGCCACGCCCTCGTGTGGTATCGCTGCTTTCTTGCAATCTCGACATTCTTCGCACTCGCAGCCTGCAACGGAACTACAACGCCGTTTTCACCGGCGCCGTCGTCCCCCGGCCTTTCGGGCGTCGTTACAAGCGCGGCCGGTCCGGTCGCAGGCTCGCAGGTCACGCTCTACCGGGCCGGTAACGGCGCTCCTCGCTCCGGGGCGAGCGTTCTCGCGCGTGCGACGTCCGACGCGAAGGGAGTTTTTCGGATTAACTACACACTGCCCGGCGACGGCATCGTCTACGCAGTTGCAATCGGCGGCAGAACTGGCGGCCATTCCGCAAACGCCGCCATCGGTTTAATGGCGATCGCCGGCCGAAACGGGCGCTACGCTAGTGTTGTGAGTTATAAGTTCGTTGCAATAACACGAGACTTTTGGTATACTGGATAAGTGAGGAAATCCAGGCAAACCGTTCGTGGCCGACCCAAGCGAGACCTCAATCTTACGCGCGACGAGCGAGAACAACTGGAGC
The sequence above is a segment of the Candidatus Cybelea sp. genome. Coding sequences within it:
- a CDS encoding carboxypeptidase-like regulatory domain-containing protein — encoded protein: MWYRCFLAISTFFALAACNGTTTPFSPAPSSPGLSGVVTSAAGPVAGSQVTLYRAGNGAPRSGASVLARATSDAKGVFRINYTLPGDGIVYAVAIGGRTGGHSANAAIGLMAIAGRNGRYASVVSYKFVAITRDFWYTG